In Oryza glaberrima chromosome 8, OglaRS2, whole genome shotgun sequence, the following are encoded in one genomic region:
- the LOC127781399 gene encoding peroxisomal membrane protein PMP22 — protein sequence MSDVVAMAGQAYMRQLQAHPLRTKAITSGVLAGCSDAIAQKISGVPNLQRRRLLLIMLYGFAYAGPFGHFLHKLMDRFFKGKKGKETTAKKVLVEQLTASPWNNMMFMMYYGLVVEGRPFSQVKSKLKKDYASVQLTAWKFWPIVSWINYEYMPLQLRVLFHSFVASCWAVFLNLKAARSIATSKKA from the exons ATGTCTGATGTGGTGGCTATGGCGGGGCAGGCGTACATGCGGCAGCTCCAAGCCCACCCGCTGCGCACCAAGGCCATCACCTCCGGCGTTCTCGCCGGCTGCAGCGACGCCATCGCCCAGAAGATCTCCGGCGTCCCCAACCTCCAGCGCAGGAGGCTCCTCCTCATCATG CTCTATGGATTTGCTTATGCGGGACCGTTTGGCCATTTTCTCCACAAGCTGATGGACAGGTTTTTCAagggaaagaaaggaaaagaaactaCAGCCAAGAAG GTCTTAGTGGAGCAACTAACTGCGTCACCATGGAACAATATGATGTTTATGATGTACTATGGTCTGGTGGTTGAAG GGAGACCTTTTAGTCAAGTGAAGAGCAAGCTCAAGAAAGACTACGCATCTGTCCAGTTGACAGCTTGGAAG TTCTGGCCAATTGTTAGTTGGATAAACTATGAATACATGCCGCTCCAGCTCCGAGTTCTTTTCCACAGCTTTGTTGCATCGTGCTG GGCAGTATTTCTGAACCTGAAAGCAGCAAGGTCCATTGCCACTAGTAAGAAGGCGTAA